From the genome of Chloroflexota bacterium, one region includes:
- a CDS encoding epoxyqueuosine reductase, whose product MAASVQEEIRAFVRSSPINRMPDSNDDFIFDEPLVQFADGDDPIFNEYKTIIDRTHITPREALSKTYEKSPEDLPAHLSVISWILPITAKTRKSNRPQKDIPSCPWAYTRWYGEKFNEALRKHIVEVIVGKGYLAVAPFIQPYFKTMENEKGFLSNWSERHIAYAAGLGTFSLSDGFITERGIAHRCGSVVTDMPLPTSPRTAKTPYSNCLFYVNNKCWACIPRCPAGAITEQGHDKIRCRRYMWDDIAYIKQKYGVDVQGCGLCQTKVPCEFRNPAEKLSIKTG is encoded by the coding sequence ATGGCCGCATCCGTACAGGAAGAAATCAGGGCTTTCGTGCGCAGCAGCCCGATAAATCGTATGCCCGATTCGAATGACGATTTCATCTTTGACGAGCCGCTGGTGCAGTTTGCTGACGGCGATGACCCCATCTTCAACGAGTATAAAACAATAATCGACCGCACCCACATCACCCCCCGTGAAGCTCTGTCCAAAACCTATGAGAAAAGCCCTGAGGATTTACCCGCGCACCTGTCCGTCATCAGCTGGATACTGCCCATTACCGCTAAAACACGCAAATCAAATCGACCACAAAAGGACATCCCATCATGCCCCTGGGCATATACCCGGTGGTACGGAGAAAAGTTCAACGAGGCGCTGCGGAAACACATTGTCGAAGTTATTGTCGGCAAAGGATACCTGGCTGTGGCGCCGTTTATACAGCCCTACTTCAAGACCATGGAAAACGAAAAGGGCTTCCTTTCCAACTGGTCGGAGCGGCACATTGCCTACGCTGCCGGGCTGGGCACCTTCAGCCTCTCCGATGGCTTCATTACGGAGCGCGGCATCGCCCACCGCTGCGGCAGCGTGGTCACGGATATGCCCCTCCCCACCAGCCCAAGAACGGCGAAGACACCCTATTCCAACTGCTTATTTTATGTCAATAATAAATGCTGGGCCTGCATTCCCCGCTGCCCCGCCGGCGCCATCACAGAGCAGGGCCACGATAAGATAAGATGCCGCCGCTACATGTGGGATGATATAGCTTACATCAAGCAGAAGTATGGTGTAGACGTACAGGGCTGCGGCCTCTGCCAGACCAAAGTCCCCTGCGAGTTCAGAAACCCGGCGGAGAAGTTAAGCATTAAAACAGGATAA